Proteins from a genomic interval of Daphnia pulex isolate KAP4 chromosome 4, ASM2113471v1:
- the LOC124192189 gene encoding eukaryotic translation initiation factor 4E-binding protein Mextli-like isoform X2 — MTSVIGTPFARAPRNVRTKNPQLLLKNKDVTQGASGIFQNISEVVQFMENFIELAQSNSSDKDLRPAVLTLCANLKNFGAQLEINCKDQLDRVFIHLRNAGRDDSLDKVSRLHLLEVVELRAGRWSAQEQVNNYYQSKFNELQAPGTIDSVGQNAGQNEPSSPPVSPLPLLLPGEVVKSSGKYNITNSGSVPPAKNSIKDEVVIRNADSGKVMGIKGRRVHLIEEISDTVISFQRVNPGASERLVQITGAAPDNIERARQLIEQTIQRNASPVPQLESIISAQATSNNQDLPSCHESRKLSLMDSALEDYQHSVVIGDQCIKITGQSLDLVQTAKLVLDEYFAGLANKRPRNYSVCSSMDDGVVMYCPSQESPRDGAPSIKKILKYNRESLLLWSKSPLCRQPPANFDLVFQNAPDIARKDPHSESFFNATAYLEKHPDRLNASEDIIVRHYDVSDDF; from the exons ATGACGTCTGTGATAGGAACACCTTTTGCCAGAGCTCCCAGGAATGTGAGAACCAAGAACCCACAACTTCTGCTCAAGAACAAAGATGTTACACAAGGAGCTagtggaatttttcaaaata TTTCAGAGGTTGTCCAATTCATggaaaatttcattgaattggCACAGTCAAATTCATCTGATAAAGATCTTCGTCCTGCTGTCCTCACTCTTTGTGCAAATCTCAAGAATTTTGGAGCTCAATTAGAAATTAACTGTAAAG ATCAACTGGATCGTGTCTTCATTCATCTTCGTAATGCAGGCAGGGATGACAGCCTGGATAAAGTTTCTCGCTTGCACCTTTTGGAGGTGGTAGAGCTGAGAGCTGGACGTTGGTCAGCCCAAGAGCAAGTTAATAACTACTATCAATCAAAGTTCAATGAGTTG CAAGCCCCTGGCACTATAGATAGTGTCGGCCAGAATGCGGGGCAGAACGAGCCATCTTCGCCTCCGGTTAGTCCCTTGCCACTGCTGTTACCTGGTGAAGTGGTCAAGTCCTCTGGCAAATATAACATCACGAATAGCGGCAGTGTCCCCCCGGCCAAGAACTCTATCAAAGACGAAGTAGTCATCAGGAACGCCGATTCTGGAAAAG TGATGGGTATCAAGGGAAGGCGGGTGCACTTGATCGAGGAGATAAGCGACACGGTCATTTCGTTCCAGCGAG TGAATCCTGGAGCTTCCGAACGACTAGTACAAATCACGGGAGCTGCTCCAGATAATATCGA GAGAGCTAGGCAGCTGATTGAACAGACTATCCAAAGAAATGCCAGTCCCGTCCCACAGTTGGAGTCGATTATTTCTGCGCAAGCGACATCAAATAATCAAGATCTTCCGTCTTGCCACGAATCTCGTAAACTATCGTTGATGGATTCTGCTTTGGAAGACTATCAGCATTCGGTTGTCATTGGAGATCAATGCATTAAAATTACAGGCCAGAGTCTCGATTTGGTTCAG ACGGCCAAGTTGGTTTTGGATGAATACTTTGCTGGTCTAGCCAACAAACGTCCACGCAATTACAGCGTCTGCAGCAG CATGGATGACGGTGTCGTCATGTATTGCCCGTCGCAGGAAAGTCCAAGAGATGGTGCCCCGtcaatcaagaaaatattgaagtaCAATCGCGAAAGTTTGTTACTCTGGTCAAAATCGCCCCTGTGTCGTCAGCCGCCTGCTAATTTTGACTTGGTTTTCCAAAATGCTCCGGACATAGCGAGaaag GATCCGCATAGCGAATCGTTTTTTAACGCGACGGCGTATTTGGAAAAACACCCCGATCGGTTGAATGCTTCTGAAGACATAATTGTGCGGCATTACGACGTCTCCGATGATTTCTAA
- the LOC124192193 gene encoding diphthine methyl ester synthase-like, which produces MLYLVGLGLGDPKDITVRGLEIVKAADEVYLEAYTSILTVGKEALEQFYGREVILADREFVEQKAESFIESARNSNIAFLVVGDPFGATTHTDLVLRAKEVGVPFQVVHNTSILNAVGCCGLQLYSFGETVSIPFWTDTWKPDSFFEKIEGNLDRGLHTLCLLDIKVKEQTIENMMKNRPIFEPPRFMSNQQAAEQLIQVVKSKDNASKLTGDTLCVGVARVGWPDQKISVCTLNEMLNCELGQPLHSLVIVGKIHPLELDFLRMFNPDITPPDSS; this is translated from the exons ATGCTGTATTTGGTTGGTTTAGGTTTAGGCGACCCTAAAGATATTACAGTCAGAGGTCTAGAAATAGTAAAAGCAGCAGATGAAGTATATCTGGAAGCCTATACATCTATATTAACAGTTGGAAAGGAGGCCTTG GAACAATTTTATGGCAGAGAAGTTATTTTGGCTGACAGAGAGTTTGTGGAACAAAAGGCTGAATCGTTTATTGAATCAGCTAGAAACAGCAATATCGCTTTCTTAG TTGTCGGGGATCCATTTGGTGCCACAACTCACACAGACCTTGTGTTAAGAGCCAAAGAAGTTGGAGTTCCCTTCCAAGTGGTGCACAACACTTCCATTCTCAATGCTGTGGGTTGTTGTGGACTTCAG TTGTACAGTTTTGGAGAAACTGTGTCAATACCATTTTGGACAGATACATGGAAACCAGATAGTTTCtttgagaaaattgaaggaaactTGGATAGAGGATTGCACACCTTGTGTTTACTTG ATATCAAGGTGAAAGAACAGACAATTGAGAATATGATGAAGAATAGACCAATCTTCGAACCCCCACGATTTATGAGCAATCAGCAAGCTGCCGAACAGCTGATCCAAGTCGTCAAATCCAAAGACAACGCGTCAA AATTGACTGGAGACACTTTATGTGTTGGTGTGGCACGAGTTGGCTGGCCGGACCAGAAGATTAGTGTTTGTACGCtgaatgaaatgttgaattgTGAGTTGGGCCAACCACTTCACTCTTTGGTCATCGTGGGAAAAATCCATCCTCTCGAATTGGACTTTTTACGCATGTTCAATCCCGATATCACCCCGCCCGACAGTTCCTAA
- the LOC124192189 gene encoding eukaryotic translation initiation factor 4E-binding protein Mextli-like isoform X3, whose product MTSVIGTPFARAPRNVRTKNPQLLLKNKDVTQGASGIFQNISEVVQFMENFIELAQSNSSDKDLRPAVLTLCANLKNFGAQLEINCKDQLDRVFIHLRNAGRDDSLDKVSRLHLLEVVELRAGRWSAQEQVNNYYQSKFNELVQAPGTIDSVGQNAGQNEPSSPPVSPLPLLLPGEVVKSSGKYNITNSGSVPPAKNSIKDEVVIRNADSGKVNPGASERLVQITGAAPDNIERARQLIEQTIQRNASPVPQLESIISAQATSNNQDLPSCHESRKLSLMDSALEDYQHSVVIGDQCIKITGQSLDLVQTAKLVLDEYFAGLANKRPRNYSVCSSMDDGVVMYCPSQESPRDGAPSIKKILKYNRESLLLWSKSPLCRQPPANFDLVFQNAPDIARKDPHSESFFNATAYLEKHPDRLNASEDIIVRHYDVSDDF is encoded by the exons ATGACGTCTGTGATAGGAACACCTTTTGCCAGAGCTCCCAGGAATGTGAGAACCAAGAACCCACAACTTCTGCTCAAGAACAAAGATGTTACACAAGGAGCTagtggaatttttcaaaata TTTCAGAGGTTGTCCAATTCATggaaaatttcattgaattggCACAGTCAAATTCATCTGATAAAGATCTTCGTCCTGCTGTCCTCACTCTTTGTGCAAATCTCAAGAATTTTGGAGCTCAATTAGAAATTAACTGTAAAG ATCAACTGGATCGTGTCTTCATTCATCTTCGTAATGCAGGCAGGGATGACAGCCTGGATAAAGTTTCTCGCTTGCACCTTTTGGAGGTGGTAGAGCTGAGAGCTGGACGTTGGTCAGCCCAAGAGCAAGTTAATAACTACTATCAATCAAAGTTCAATGAGTTGGTG CAAGCCCCTGGCACTATAGATAGTGTCGGCCAGAATGCGGGGCAGAACGAGCCATCTTCGCCTCCGGTTAGTCCCTTGCCACTGCTGTTACCTGGTGAAGTGGTCAAGTCCTCTGGCAAATATAACATCACGAATAGCGGCAGTGTCCCCCCGGCCAAGAACTCTATCAAAGACGAAGTAGTCATCAGGAACGCCGATTCTGGAAAAG TGAATCCTGGAGCTTCCGAACGACTAGTACAAATCACGGGAGCTGCTCCAGATAATATCGA GAGAGCTAGGCAGCTGATTGAACAGACTATCCAAAGAAATGCCAGTCCCGTCCCACAGTTGGAGTCGATTATTTCTGCGCAAGCGACATCAAATAATCAAGATCTTCCGTCTTGCCACGAATCTCGTAAACTATCGTTGATGGATTCTGCTTTGGAAGACTATCAGCATTCGGTTGTCATTGGAGATCAATGCATTAAAATTACAGGCCAGAGTCTCGATTTGGTTCAG ACGGCCAAGTTGGTTTTGGATGAATACTTTGCTGGTCTAGCCAACAAACGTCCACGCAATTACAGCGTCTGCAGCAG CATGGATGACGGTGTCGTCATGTATTGCCCGTCGCAGGAAAGTCCAAGAGATGGTGCCCCGtcaatcaagaaaatattgaagtaCAATCGCGAAAGTTTGTTACTCTGGTCAAAATCGCCCCTGTGTCGTCAGCCGCCTGCTAATTTTGACTTGGTTTTCCAAAATGCTCCGGACATAGCGAGaaag GATCCGCATAGCGAATCGTTTTTTAACGCGACGGCGTATTTGGAAAAACACCCCGATCGGTTGAATGCTTCTGAAGACATAATTGTGCGGCATTACGACGTCTCCGATGATTTCTAA
- the LOC124192189 gene encoding eukaryotic translation initiation factor 4E-binding protein Mextli-like isoform X1 has translation MTSVIGTPFARAPRNVRTKNPQLLLKNKDVTQGASGIFQNISEVVQFMENFIELAQSNSSDKDLRPAVLTLCANLKNFGAQLEINCKDQLDRVFIHLRNAGRDDSLDKVSRLHLLEVVELRAGRWSAQEQVNNYYQSKFNELVQAPGTIDSVGQNAGQNEPSSPPVSPLPLLLPGEVVKSSGKYNITNSGSVPPAKNSIKDEVVIRNADSGKVMGIKGRRVHLIEEISDTVISFQRVNPGASERLVQITGAAPDNIERARQLIEQTIQRNASPVPQLESIISAQATSNNQDLPSCHESRKLSLMDSALEDYQHSVVIGDQCIKITGQSLDLVQTAKLVLDEYFAGLANKRPRNYSVCSSMDDGVVMYCPSQESPRDGAPSIKKILKYNRESLLLWSKSPLCRQPPANFDLVFQNAPDIARKDPHSESFFNATAYLEKHPDRLNASEDIIVRHYDVSDDF, from the exons ATGACGTCTGTGATAGGAACACCTTTTGCCAGAGCTCCCAGGAATGTGAGAACCAAGAACCCACAACTTCTGCTCAAGAACAAAGATGTTACACAAGGAGCTagtggaatttttcaaaata TTTCAGAGGTTGTCCAATTCATggaaaatttcattgaattggCACAGTCAAATTCATCTGATAAAGATCTTCGTCCTGCTGTCCTCACTCTTTGTGCAAATCTCAAGAATTTTGGAGCTCAATTAGAAATTAACTGTAAAG ATCAACTGGATCGTGTCTTCATTCATCTTCGTAATGCAGGCAGGGATGACAGCCTGGATAAAGTTTCTCGCTTGCACCTTTTGGAGGTGGTAGAGCTGAGAGCTGGACGTTGGTCAGCCCAAGAGCAAGTTAATAACTACTATCAATCAAAGTTCAATGAGTTGGTG CAAGCCCCTGGCACTATAGATAGTGTCGGCCAGAATGCGGGGCAGAACGAGCCATCTTCGCCTCCGGTTAGTCCCTTGCCACTGCTGTTACCTGGTGAAGTGGTCAAGTCCTCTGGCAAATATAACATCACGAATAGCGGCAGTGTCCCCCCGGCCAAGAACTCTATCAAAGACGAAGTAGTCATCAGGAACGCCGATTCTGGAAAAG TGATGGGTATCAAGGGAAGGCGGGTGCACTTGATCGAGGAGATAAGCGACACGGTCATTTCGTTCCAGCGAG TGAATCCTGGAGCTTCCGAACGACTAGTACAAATCACGGGAGCTGCTCCAGATAATATCGA GAGAGCTAGGCAGCTGATTGAACAGACTATCCAAAGAAATGCCAGTCCCGTCCCACAGTTGGAGTCGATTATTTCTGCGCAAGCGACATCAAATAATCAAGATCTTCCGTCTTGCCACGAATCTCGTAAACTATCGTTGATGGATTCTGCTTTGGAAGACTATCAGCATTCGGTTGTCATTGGAGATCAATGCATTAAAATTACAGGCCAGAGTCTCGATTTGGTTCAG ACGGCCAAGTTGGTTTTGGATGAATACTTTGCTGGTCTAGCCAACAAACGTCCACGCAATTACAGCGTCTGCAGCAG CATGGATGACGGTGTCGTCATGTATTGCCCGTCGCAGGAAAGTCCAAGAGATGGTGCCCCGtcaatcaagaaaatattgaagtaCAATCGCGAAAGTTTGTTACTCTGGTCAAAATCGCCCCTGTGTCGTCAGCCGCCTGCTAATTTTGACTTGGTTTTCCAAAATGCTCCGGACATAGCGAGaaag GATCCGCATAGCGAATCGTTTTTTAACGCGACGGCGTATTTGGAAAAACACCCCGATCGGTTGAATGCTTCTGAAGACATAATTGTGCGGCATTACGACGTCTCCGATGATTTCTAA